The Urbifossiella limnaea genome has a window encoding:
- a CDS encoding vWA domain-containing protein translates to MTTTVQNEQDLRLAMLNSLLTCPHRNLGLVHPLHADLAATDPRFYVRLAAWYADHGDVRDHHEMFVVTLVLSGFPGHRGVGLALLRQLPAYQLGRVVDFIHGWKEEVTVEVVAPKKERVRMTADGGLGRNVPRSVRTEVTRYLREREADDRWFDSTALTARKALKRLYALLHVKPGPRAQAVLFDDRPPEGSKLAGLKALAGADSPDLAARLIAQHDVPFRVAVGLVKAMTPPVLKALVGRMTPQEVINNLDMLSRRGAFDEPAVKALVEARLEQAKTVGRVSAFKAEKARDAAGVSADVKARLDAVADARVKARGRITRPTALLIDKSGSMSQAIEVGKRLGALLAAVADRELYAYAFDTIAYPVEAAGPDLAAWETALAGITAGGGTSVGAAVEVLRRKRQYVEQLVVVTDEGENTAPLFVPELLKYRDELKVEPAVCFVKVTGATAELEAACRKAGVAADAYQFDGDYYALPNLVPLLARPSKRELLQEILEYPLPERRAG, encoded by the coding sequence ATGACGACGACCGTGCAGAACGAGCAGGACCTGCGGCTGGCGATGCTCAACAGCCTCCTCACCTGCCCGCACCGGAACCTCGGCCTCGTCCACCCGCTGCACGCCGACCTGGCGGCGACGGACCCGCGGTTCTACGTCCGCCTCGCCGCCTGGTACGCCGACCACGGCGACGTGCGCGACCACCACGAGATGTTCGTCGTCACGCTGGTGCTGAGCGGCTTCCCGGGCCACCGCGGGGTCGGCCTGGCGCTGCTCCGGCAGCTGCCGGCGTACCAGCTCGGCCGCGTCGTGGACTTCATCCACGGCTGGAAGGAGGAGGTGACCGTCGAGGTGGTCGCGCCGAAGAAGGAGCGGGTGCGGATGACCGCCGACGGCGGCCTCGGCCGGAACGTGCCGCGGTCGGTGCGGACGGAGGTCACGCGGTACCTCCGCGAGCGCGAGGCCGACGACCGGTGGTTCGACAGCACCGCCCTCACCGCCCGCAAGGCGCTGAAGCGGCTGTACGCCCTGCTGCACGTCAAGCCCGGCCCGCGGGCGCAGGCCGTGCTGTTCGACGACCGGCCGCCCGAGGGGTCGAAGCTGGCCGGGCTCAAGGCCCTCGCCGGCGCCGACTCGCCCGACCTGGCGGCCCGGCTCATCGCCCAGCACGACGTGCCGTTCCGCGTCGCCGTCGGGCTGGTGAAGGCGATGACCCCGCCGGTGCTGAAGGCGCTCGTGGGCCGGATGACGCCGCAGGAGGTCATCAACAACCTCGACATGCTCAGCCGCCGCGGGGCGTTCGACGAGCCGGCCGTGAAGGCGCTCGTCGAGGCCCGGCTGGAGCAGGCCAAGACGGTCGGCCGCGTCAGCGCGTTCAAGGCCGAGAAGGCCCGCGACGCGGCCGGCGTGTCGGCCGACGTGAAGGCCCGGCTCGACGCCGTGGCCGACGCCCGCGTGAAGGCGCGGGGGCGGATCACGCGGCCGACGGCGCTGCTCATCGACAAGTCGGGGTCGATGTCGCAGGCGATCGAGGTCGGCAAGCGGCTCGGGGCGCTGCTCGCGGCCGTGGCCGACCGGGAGCTGTACGCCTACGCCTTCGACACCATCGCCTACCCGGTCGAGGCCGCGGGGCCGGACCTGGCGGCGTGGGAGACGGCGCTGGCGGGCATCACCGCCGGCGGCGGCACGTCGGTGGGCGCGGCTGTCGAGGTGCTGCGGCGGAAGCGGCAGTACGTCGAGCAGCTGGTGGTCGTGACCGACGAGGGAGAGAACACCGCCCCCCTGTTCGTGCCGGAACTCCTGAAGTACCGGGACGAGTTGAAGGTCGAGCCGGCGGTCTGCTTCGTCAAGGTGACGGGCGCGACGGCGGAGCTGGAGGCGGCGTGCCGCAAGGCCGGGGTCGCGGCCGACGCCTACCAGTTCGACGGCGACTACTACGCGCTGCCGAACCTGGTGCCGCTGCTCGCCCGGCCGAGCAAGCGGGAGCTGCTCCAGGAAATCCTGGAGTACCCGCTGCCCGAGCGGCGGGCGGGCTAA